A portion of the Pogoniulus pusillus isolate bPogPus1 chromosome 6, bPogPus1.pri, whole genome shotgun sequence genome contains these proteins:
- the PALD1 gene encoding paladin, which translates to MMGTTASAAQQAVSASPPESGAPADSSMEDQHSLSIHSFQTLGLHNSKAKSIITNKVAPVVITYNCREEFQIHDDLLKANYTVGRISEATLEHYLVQGKYFMVRDVYGKLDVLNTTGSCGAPNFRQAKGGYAVFGMGQPSLNGFKLVLQKLQREGHKECVFFCVREEPVVFLRLEGDFVPYTPRGKENLHENLQCLQQGVRAESLELAIRKEIHDFAQLSERVYYIYNDIERLRDEPHTVRVQCEEDIQVTEEVYRRPIFLLPAYRYHRLPLPAEGAPLEDQFDAFIHFLRESPSLLLRDPNRPPPALLFGCQTGVGRTNLAMAMGTLVLHHHRGATQKPDLSHLPKSSPRDRLRVIQTFTEVVPKGQQIVEEVDSAIASCSEMHDMKEAIYEYKKKLEGIGEDYQIQGSSTKEYFLQRTLQSLQRYFYLIAFNYYLHEQYPLGFALSFSRWMCRHPELYRLQAEMNSSELTVTGDLVAKGTRVLVADERFCPDVLSTAKEMSVANFRRVPKMPIYGTAQPSSKSLGSVLRYLTDAKRKHSRIVWISLREEAVLEANEQIYTLREPGHLEELIPVPAASPQQLEKLEATLKGDLLKCQKWLEVYLESEKQMKMFKSCLTTQEIFSQQKNSYQGLTYRRIPIPDFCAPKEQDFDWLLEAMKSALAEDSRAAFVFNCSSGRGRTTTAMVIAVLTLWHFNSFPEMSEEEIVSVPDAKYTKGEFEVVMKVVQLLPEGHRMKKEVDMALDTVSETMTPMHYHLREIIICTYRQGKSGRDGKERQTLHLRSLQYLERYIYLILFNAYLHLEKKDSWQRPFSLWMREVAAVAGIYEVLNQLGFPELESLEGKELSTLRGRWQAQAGTSRPFRGDFG; encoded by the exons ATGATGGGTACGACGGCCAGCGCGGCACAGCAGGCAGTCTCAGCATCCCCTCCAGAGAGTGGGGcaccagcagacagcagcatggAGGACCAGCACTCTCTCAGCATCCACTCCTTCCAGACCCTGGGGCTTCACAACAGCAAGGCCAAGTCCATCATCACCAACAAAGTGGCGCCTGTGGTCATCAC GTACAATTGCAGAGAGGAGTTTCAGATCCACGATGACCTGCTGAAGGCCAACTACACGGTGGGACGCATTTCTGAGGCCACGCTAGAACACTACCTTGTGCAG gggaaATATTTCATGGTCAGGGACGTGTATGGCAAGTTGGATGTGCTGAACACTactggcagctgtggggctccCAACTTCCGACAAGCCAAAGGAGGTTACGCTGTGTTCGGAATGGGACAACCCAGCCTCAATGGCTTCAAGCttgtgctgcagaagctgcagagagaaggcCACAAG GAATGCGTTTTCTTCTGTGTCCGCGAGGAGCCTGTGGTCTTCCTGCGGCTGGAGGGGGACTTTGTGCCCTACACCCCTCGGGGCAAGGAGAACCTTCATGAGaacctgcagtgcctgcagcagggagtgCGGGCAGAGAGCCTGGAGCTGGCCATCCGTAAAGAG ATCCATGACTTCGCTCAGCTGAGCGAGAGAGTCTACTACATCTACAACGACATTGAGCGCCTGCGGGACGAGCCCCACACCGTGCGGGTGCAGTGTGAGGAGGACATCCAGGTGACGGAGGAGGTCTACCGCAGACCTATCTTCCTCCTGCCCGCCTACAG GTACCAccggctgcccctgcctgctgagGGAGCACCGCTGGAGGACCAGTTTGATGCCTTCATCCACTTCCTCAgg GAgagccccagcctgctgctgcggGATCCCAACAGACCTCCGCCGGCGCTGCTCTTTGGCTGCCAGACTGGCGTGGGGAGGACCAATCTGGCCATGGCCATGGGCACACTTGTCCTTCACCACCACCGAGGAGCCACACAGAAGCCTGA CCTCTCCCACCTGCCCAAGTCATCTCCCAGGGACAGGCTTCGGGTCATCCAGACCTTCACTGAGGTGGTCCCCAAAGGCCAGCAGATAGTTGAGGAG GTGGACAGTGCCATCGCCTCCTGCTCGGAGATGCACGACATGAAGGAAGCCATCTACGAGTACAAGAAGAAGCTGGAAGGGATCGGGGAGGACTATCAGATCCAG ggcagcagcaccaaagaGTACTTCCTGCAGAGGACTTTGCAGAGCCTCCAGCGCTACTTCTACTTGATTGCTTTTAACTACTACCTTCACGAGCAG TACCCCCTGGGCTTTGCCCTCAGCTTCAGCAGGTGGATGTGCCGGCACCCGGAGCTCTACCGGCTGCAGGCGGAGATGAACTCCTCAGAGCTCACCGTCACCGGGGACCTCGTCGCCAAGGGGACGCGGGTGCTG GTGGCGGACGAGCGCTTCTGCCCAGACGTGCTGAGCACCGCCAAGGAGATGAGCGTGGCCAACTTCCGACGCGTGCCCAAGATGCCCATCTATGGGACGGCGCAGCCCAGCTCCAAG AGCCTGGGGAGCGTGCTGCGCTACCTGACGGACGCCAAGAGGAAGCACTCCCGCATCGTCTGGATCAGCCTGAGGGAAGAAGCTGTCCTGGAAGCCAACGAGCAGATCTATACCCTGAGAGAGCCTGGGCACCTGGAGGAGCTaatccctgtgcctgctgcctcaccccagcagctggag AAACTAGAGGCCACCCTGAAGGGTGACCTGCTGAAGTGCCagaagtggctggaggtgtACCTGGAATCAGAGAAGCAGATGAAGATGTTCAAGAGCTGCCTGACCACACAGGAGATCTTCAGCCAGCAGAAGAACTCCTACCAGGGGCTGACCTATCGCCGCATCCCCATCCCTGACTTCTGCGCTCCCAAGGAGCAG GACTTTGACTGGCTGCTGGAGGCGATGAAGAGTGCCTTGGCTGAGGACTCAAGGGCTGCCTTTGTCTTCAACTGCTCCAGCGGTCGGGGCAGGACCACCACGGCCATGGTCATTGCAGTCCTCACCCTCTGGCACTTCAAT AGCTTCCCTGAGATGAGCGAGGAGGAAATTGTGAGCGTGCCTGATGCCAAGTATACCAAAGGGGAGTTTGAG GTGGTGATGAAGGTggtccagctcctgcctgaggGTCACCGGATGAAGAAGGAGGTGGACATGGCCCTGGACACAGTCAGTGAGACCATGACACCCATGCACTACCACCTCCGAGAAATCATCATCTGCACCTACCGCCAG GGCAAGTCGGGCAGGGATGGGAAGGAGAGGCAGACGCTGCACCTGAGGAGCCTGCAGTACCTGGAGCGCTACATCTACCTGATCCTCTTCAATGCCTACCTGCACCTGGAGAAGAAGGACTCCTGGCAGCGGCCCTTCAGCCTCTGGATGCGTGAG